AACTTGGAGCATTTGCACCGGCTGCCCATTCTTCCCCCAGATATCCATATGGCCAATGCCCTCACCCTCTTAACTTggtgctcaaatgtcaccttttcagCAAAACCAATCCTGGCCACTATTCAAAATTACAGTCTCCCTCCATGACTCTCAATTCCCCttactttcctctatttttacCTGTTCTTTTTCCAAAATTTGCCACtttctaacattaaaaaataatttactaatTTCTATTTATTGTAATACTATCTCTCCTAGAATACATGCTCCACAAGGCCAGCGATTTTTGGCTTTTACTCCCTGTGTATCCTGAGACCCTAGAGCAATgtgtggcacatagtaggcattcataAAATATGTGCTGAATGAATGGAATCTGTGTGAACTCCTTCCAATCCTAGAGATGTAGTGAGTCACTCTATTCTCTATGTTATTTAATTCTTCGTACACACtattattttagtctttttatcctaatttattattatttttgtatctcTCTTGCCCATTACAGAGTCACATTCTTCTTGGACATCTCCTACATGTTTATTTGCAGTAAGTAATACAGCCTGTCACCTAGCAAAAGGACAAACCATGCCAACATGAACATAAAAAGGTGCTATATATGCGTAGTTCTCTGATACCAAATCACTAACTCTGCAAGTCAGTTACTATTTTAACAGTATCTCCTTAACCCCACTCCagatgcatgtatacacacactctACTAATTGagataattttaaactatttttcacaTATTTGCTTAATTAGCTTGCAGTGACCTCTGTGAAAACACTGGCCTCTGATGATTATAAGAGGTATTTTTCTGGCATAGACACCAAAGCATCAAAGAATCAGCTAGAACGAAGGAAAGCAATAACACAACTGGTTTTAATTACTCCTGACAGGCAGCTGAATATATCTGACACAGGTCTTCTCCCCAGTACATCATTCAAAACAGGCCAGTTATAGGAAATGGTGGAGTTACAGAATGGGGCCAAAATGTGTCCACAATATAAAGCAGCTCATCTTTCATGTGGGTGAccttattcattttgttttatatttttatgatgatCCTGAATCCATAAAATTGTTGACCCCTTGAGACTTGGCATGCTTCTATACTATTGCTGAGGAGTGGTGGCTCAGGTTCTCAGAAGAGGAGGTAGGTGAAGACTGCACCCTTTCATGAATCACTGGATAAACTAAGGGGTCCTCCAAAGTTCACCTACAACTGCAGACATGTTTGTGATTAATTCATCTATGAAGTACAGGTGTGCACTTTCCACTTCTCTTCAATTTTCAGAAAAGGATTGACTTCCTCTAAGCCTAGCTGCTCCTTCGGACTTGTTGCTTTGCAGGAAGCAGATGAGGATTACAAGTCGCTTTGTTAAGACCTACTCacaattttagggcttccctggtagctcagatgttaaagaatccgcctgcaatgcaggagacccaggtttgatccctgggtcaggaagatgccctggagaagggaatggcaacccactccaaaattcttgcctggagaattccatggggtctcaaagagtcggacatgattaagtgactaacactttcactttttttttttcagttgcactCACAATTTAACATGTCTCTCTTATGAGGTATACCTTCCCACCTAATGAAACTATGGGTCTTTGGTTAGCCATATCCTTGAATTGGCTGCTATTGAAAAAAGAGATTTCCTAACTAGGCAGGATTTTGCCCCAAGACCTAACTTTCTTACTACAGTCTTCTCCCATACGTCTGACCCCTGAGCTTACTGCTGCCTTATTTCTGTGCCTTTCCTGGTTCTTGCCAGTTTGCATTGTTTGGTCACTCCTTGGACCTGTCTTGTACATTCCAGTGCTCATGGAACTTTAGAAGCTCTTGGTTTTTCCTGCTGCTTTGCTCTGATTCCTGTTTGATGCCTCTTAAAACAGACTGTCCCCTGAGTCTCTCTACTTAACATACTTTCAGTAAAACTTGGACTTCCTTCAGTGTAGTagtcgggcttcccttgtagctcggctggtaaagattctgcctgccatgtgggagacctgggctcgatccctggcttgggaagatcccctggagaagggaacagctatccactatagtattctagcctagagaaatccatgaacagtatggtccatgggatcgcaaagagtcagacacaactgagcgactttcatttcactacTTCACTTCAGTGTAGTAGGGGatataggtttccctggtgggtaagtggtaaagaactcacctgccaatgcaatagacatgggtttgatccctgagtcaggaagatcccctggagaagaaaacggcaacccactccagtattctttcccgggaaattccatggacagaggagcctggcaggctacagtccatggggtctcaaaagaatcagatacaacttagtgactaaacaacaacaactagggTGTATGCTAAAAACTGAGGCTCTAACATGAATGTCCCATTAAGGAGCTCAGAGTTAAATAGGGGAAATGACAGGTAAGCAAGTAATTACAGTGCCACACAATAAGTGCTGTGACATGTCAAGCAGATGGTATGAGGGTGGCACATAGTAGGGGCATCTAACCCAGCACCTGGAAGGAAGCTTTCCTAGAGTCAGTAACATTTTTGCAGTCTGAGACAGACAAAAAGAATGGGAGATAttctggaacttccctgatggtccaatggttagaacaTGCATGTgaacttagttgctcagtcgtgtccaactctttgggaccgcatggcctgtagcctgccaggctcctctgtccatgggatttttcaggcaagaatactggagtgggttgccactttcctcctccagaggatcttcctgacctggggattctgtgtctcctgcattgcccatagattctttacccactgagccagctCAGCTTCAAACAAGGGGGCAatgctgggttcaatccctggtcagtgaactaagatcccacatgccatgtggtatagccaaaaagttaaaaaaaaaataaaacaagaatgagAGATAAGGAAGTAACATCAGTAAATGCCATGTCCCAAAAGTCATAGCTCCTTGAGAGATCTCTAAGTAGTTAAGCACAATTTCAAGAAATGTGGGAAAACCGAGGCTGGAGAGAGAAGCCAGGGCTGGATCACAAAAGGCTTTATGTCAGTCTACGGTGATGGGAATTCATCCTATCAGTGATGGGGAGTCATTGAAAGTTTATACATAACATGGTCAGTTCAGGTGTTAGAAAGCTAGCATTGGTGTGGAGAATGGATTTCTCCATCCAGCTACTTCCTTGAACCTGGCCTGCGTCTTGCCTGCCCTATCTTATCTTCCTTTGACTCTGAAGAGCCCAGCTCCACACCTCTTTTATCAGTATCCTCAAAAGTAATGATCAGAATCAGTTTGAGATCTTAAAAAATACAAGTTATTTGGTCTCATTTCACAGAATCAGATTATCATGGGGACAGGGCCTGGGAATCTCTATTTTATAAAAGCTGCCCAAATGATTTGGGGGCACTTGGACTATGAACTAATGTAGATTGTCACTTACCATACAACACAGATGTGTTGATAAACATCAGATATATTTTTGCCTTGTTGAAGACAGCTGGAGTAGGTCTCACTCCAAATGTCTTCCTTCTATAGCATCCTTGACTCTACTCAGAAGACCAGAAAATTCAGCCCCTTCCTTGTAACCTCAGATCTTTCCATTATTCTTTAAACACATCCTAACCTTCACATTAACTATCAGGCAGCATGCTCCGACTCTGATGGCCTCACCTCTCAAGCTACTCTTtcctttagttgctaaatcatgcctgactcttttgcaactccatggactgtagcccaggcttccccggtggtgctaacagtaaagaacccaccagccaatgcgggagacataagagatgagtgttcaatccctgggtcaggaagatcccctggaggagggcatggcaacccacgccagtattcttgcctagagaattccatggacagaggagcctggtggacttcagtccaCGCATCCCtgcgtgctgagtcgcttcagttgtatccacctctttgagaccctatggatatatagcctgccagactcctttgtccatgggattctccaggcaagaatactggagtggattgccttttccttctccaggggatcttccagatccagggaccaaacctatgtctcctgcattggcaggcagattcttgactgcaaggcaccaggaaagcccactctTCCCTTTACCTTGTACTAGTTATTAACTTGTTATAGAGAGGAGATATTGGTATAATTTACTTCCTAATTTCTGCTTTATCaattaagtgaaaaatagatATGGAGTTGGGAATTTTTGTGGCACAATAAAGATCTGGACGTTTTCTAAGAAGAACAGAAAATGACATAGGAAGAGAAAAGGGACTGCTGATCTATTCCAAAGATTCAGCTGAGTTAAAGATTATGTGTTCATATTAATGGGGCAATTATGTTATTTCCTCCTTGAGCTCAGGAACCAGGGTGCTGAGGAATGGACAACTGTGTCGATCAGCATGTGAgtacttgcaaagcagaaagtcaagaagTAAGAGAATAGGGTGCTAAGtgtaaaagaagcagaaaatgccTAGGATGGGCTGAAAAGGAAGATTTAGTTAATTTTTTCCAATACATAGAGGATGAAAACATGAGAATTCTTGTTTTGTCATAATAATTCTGTTTGGTAAtgattcatcattttatttaattttggtctctggtttctccaGCAATGATTTTAACTCACATTCTGTTACATTACCCTAAAATGTTATGAATAACATACTGCAGCTGGAAGGTGCCAGTGGCAGAGTGACATAATTTTCCAGGACATAAAATCAGACTACTAAATCATGCTATATCAACATagtgttttataataattattttcctcCTAATTTAGAGCTATCACTTATAAACATGATTTTAGGGTGATAGCATATGCATTTAACAGACTTTCTTTACTTAAACTGATTGTATTTCATAGAAGACTCAATATATAATACATCAAAAGACAAATCCTTCACATGAAGACTTTagagcattttaaataaaatagaagttaTATTTAAACATTCTGCTAATAGAAATTaagttacatttttgtttttgaaagattttagatatttttaattaaactaatGCAGTTAGTTCAGTTTTCAGGTTTACCATTTCCTATCTCTTTCCAGTGTACATTCTTATCAATCAAGGAAACAGGAGCGACTGCAATGAAGCAAGTTGTGTTAGAAGCCAGTGACTAAAATTAGATTATCAATGACATTCACTTACATGTTCACAGCTGAAATTTCAAGGGTAAAACATTTTCTCCTGAAAGGAGACACTTCCCCATCACTGAAATGCAGACTTCTGTTATGAAATTGCATCCATATTACATCATTGGGCAGCGAAACTGACCCAAAATAGAAAGtgaaaccacattttttttttctgccaaagaCAAAATTAAGTAATGGAATTGTTTAACAAGGTTATTTTGACTGGTGCTTTCTTAATTAAGGGGAGATTTTTGTCTGAGAGAAGTAATATTCCCAAAGAGGAAGGAAGTATAAAGTATCTAGCATGAGGGCAGAGAAAGGTGGTCTAGACTTTATCCCACCCACCTTAAACTACTCTTTAATGCAAATCTTCAGAGACCAATGCGGTTTCTATTTTGTGACTGTTGCTCCCTTTCCTGTTTTTATGGGTACACTGGTACAGTTCAGATGTTTTTCCAGATGTCACATTCCATTTATCTTTTGGAAAAGTCACAGCGTGTGTGCATGTACTTACATAATTAGTGGAAACGTGACATCAaccattttaaaacatacattgCCTCCCTTCTGTTCATTCCTCCGTGGATCACAAGGGGTGTAACTTGTGAATCAGAGGAGAGCCACTCTTCCCAATGCACCTTTGTGCAGTGCAGTCGTTCACTCCGGCAGCTGGTCAGGAGCTTCCATCGCTGTGCAGCGCAAACATCCACACCGGGACACATTGCTCTGGAAAGCCGTCCTGCTTCTGCTGGCCTAGCACCACCAGCCCACTCTTCCTAATGAGGGTCTGAAGGATGTCCATGTCCCGAGTCACGCTGCTGTCAGAGAGATCGAAGATGCAGCCCTTCCGGGCCACATTGTCCTTCAGTATGATGATGCCATTTTCCTTCAGGCCATCTCGGCACCGGGAAAGAAACGCAAGAAGGTCTTTATCGGTCAGGTACCCTACAGGTGAGGCCAAGTAAATGGGGGAACAGGATGAAagggtgggtggggaaggaggtgagtAGGCAAGACTGAACGGCCACAAGGCTACAAATCGGGagcttgtttgttcattcattcatgaattaTTTCATAGCCTGAATTGTTTTGTTGTGGGAGGCTTTGAGAATTTAGGTAAGAGGACAGGTATCCTCTTTGAGGAGAATCAGTGCACGTTCTGTAAAACAGCTATTATACCAACCTAGTCTATCTACCTCCCAGGCACAAAATAAACCACTCCTCATCCCTTGGATTCACTCCATGTCTGCTGAACAGCTCAACTCTGCCATTATTCCTCTgtgtcttacacacacacacacacacacacacacactcacacacacacacactcacacacacactcagaccaAAATCTCATTCACTGCTATCTCATTTCCTGAGAATTTAAATCTAAGAAAGCCAAGGTTTGTCAATAATGGAGatacactttttaaagtttttcaaatATTCAGTTTTCTTCTAGGATTTAGGTTGGCACAAAGACACTCCATCCTAAGAATGGGAATCACCAGCCTTGTTCAGTGGATGTTAGGGGCAGAATCCAGAGGACCAGAGTTTGGGGGGAGTTTGCATTATATGTTAGACTAGCTAACTGTTCTAAGTGCAGCTAGAGCCAAATATCCCTTTGTGTCTTTGCTCTGCCTCCACAAGTCCTCCAGTtagtggggagaagggaagatgCAATGCCATGCAGAACTAACCAATGACCCACTGAATCCAGATGACATCATATCTTCCCAGTGGGGGTGTGAATTCCTGCAGGCTATAGCAGTGGTAGCTTTCTACCTTGTCACCTTTGACCTGCAGGTAGTTCTGTGCTTCGAGGAGGAACGATTCCATCATGTCCACCAGTTCCACAGTGTTGAAAACCGGCAACAGGACATGCTTGCTCACTCTTCCTATCCCAGAGCCGCAGTCCAAGGCACAGTCCGTGCCAGCTCTCCGGGGCCCCTGCAGAAAGGTACCTTGTGGAACATTCCAATGACAGACATTCTCCCTGAGTCTTGACACTCAGTTACCTCTTTAAGTAAACTTCATTTAGGTCAAGTTCATATAATTAAAtgtgggtttccttggtggctcagacagtaaagaatctgcctacaatgcaaaagacctcagtttgatccctacatcaggaagatcccctagagaagggaatggaaacccactcattattcttgcctggagtattcttgcctggagaactccgtggacaggggagcctggcaggctacagtccatggggtcacaaagagtggggcataacatagcaactaacatacacacacacttaaaatttAATGTACTGTTTTAAATGTACCATTCAAGGAGTCTGGACAAATGTATACAGGTAGTACCCACCACcgtggacttcctaggtggcactagtgataaagagcccccctgccaatgcaggagacataagagacatgggttcaatccctgggatgtgaagatcccctgaaggagggcatggcaacccactccagtattcttgcctggagaaacccttggacggaggagcctggcaggctataatccataccGTAGCACAGAGTCGTAGCACTGAAGCAACTTTAGAATGCCTGCACCCACTGCCAGAGTCAAGTTATAAAACATTCAATGACTTTTTTCAAAACATATCCAAACATGTCTAGTTTTTGCCTTCTTTATTTTATCCAATTATAGgtctttcaaataattaaaaaataagattttacaaAATGTCTTAGGTTTGAGAACTAGGTAATGTTTTATAAGAAGTGGGCCATTTAAAGTCCTATGAAAGTagaactttgctgctgctgctgatgctaagtcgcttcagtcgtgtcccactctgtgcgaccccagagacggcagcccaccaggctcccccgtccctgggattctccaggcaagaacactggagtgggttgccatttccttctccagtgcatgaaagtgaaaagtgaaagtgaagtcgctcagtcgtgtctgactcctagcgaccccatggactgcagcccaccaggtccctccgtccatgggattttccaggcaagagtactggagtggggtgccatcgccttctctgaagtaGAACTTTGTTAATTGCCAATTTGAGTCAAATCCATAGCAAATGGACCTGCACTGTAGCTTATTGCCTtgtagaaaaagagagagagcaaagcAGAGAGAATCTTTCAGAGGtttaaaattgcttttcaaaCTCATGCAGTGAACACATTTCAATTCATACTGGGGTGGAtgattaaaatttatgtttttcaaaactGATTTTGAGGGCTCTGAATTATCTACTATTCTTgtgtggaagataatttttagGACCTGAGCTGAGGAAACGCAATCTGTTCCATTCTCAGGCCAGAATTTCACTTCAAACTCAACCTCTATGGCATATAGCACATTTATGAGGATAAAAGGTAGTTGCAGCAAAGTCCCCCTGTCTCTTTTCATGCTAAAAATTGTTTCTGCTTTTGTATCAGAAATCACATGACTTATTGGACAAAAAGcccttaaactttttaaaagtaaaattctgaATTAAATTAACTGACAGTGAAAGATGAATAGTTAGTAGAGATAGGAGGATATCAGCCAATGAAAACCTTCTCAAATTTGCTTCTATAAagtaatatacatacacacacacacacacaaccagtatatatctatgaaataaacatgtgtatatatgtatatatatatatgtatatgtgtgtgtttatgttgtATGATATTTGACTGTAGCTATCCTTGAAACAACAGTTTCAAAACAATATACAAAACaattggccttcccaggtggttttagtggtaaagaaccctactgccagtgcaagagacataagagacgcaggttcaatccctgagtcgagaagatcccctggaggagggcatggcaacccactccagtattgactggagaatccctatggacagaggagcttggcaggctacagtccaatgtgtcacaaagagtcagacacgactgaggtgactgagcacatttGTACGCACgaatacataaatatacaaaaactgttatataaaaacacaaaagatgcCTTTTACTCAAATCTTGTGCACTTTTGCCCCTCACCGCTACCGCCTAGTTGTCTTTATTCCATGCCGTTCCCCATGTTTGGCACAGCCTCGCATATCCTGGCACCaagttttttcctctttctctcatcCTCATGCTGTGCCTCTGAGAAGAGACATTTAAAGActgacctctgggacaacatctcTACTCTCTTGGACACTCTGGCTGCTTATTACTGTGCTTGGATTGAAATTTGATGCACCTCCGTGAATGTGACCAAAACCACATAAATGTGTGATTTCAGAACTTTAATtatcttattatttattatcttattatttattatcttcaTAGTTTTGgatttatataaaatagtaaaatactctaagaaatttcattttcattttgattctgCCTATGTCTTTTGTGtcaaagaatattattttacCTTCTTTCCATTGGAGTTTGAAAATAAAGTGTTAAATACCACTGTATAAAAACCGTGAAATACAGTTAGCCCCCAATTTTTCAGTCATCCGATCTCTGAGAAATATCAAGAGATAAAACCATCAAATACCAattcctttttataaatttttactttcccctcaaaaagctaaaagtaAGGAATGTTATCAGTTTTGCCACTGATATTATCTTGGTATCGTTTGTTTATTTGCTAAAGTAAGCACATTTGCAACAAGTTTAAAAGTGTTTTCCCACTGTCCCAGATCACTAAGTGTTGAAAGGAAAGCAAAACTTTAAATTAAACAATCTGCCTTTTCCCAGTTGACATAAGGATAAATCATGTCAGATACTCATGTTCCCAAACTCCTTGTATCTTGACCTGGATACTAATTTAGCATATTATTAAGGTCAAAGTACCAaaatatcatttctttaaaaagactaTGTTTGTACTTTGAGGTCACAGCTTCACAATGAGCCTTGTCTACTAAGAAGGACTCCTTATATTTGTTTGAAAAAAGCAGACTACTCATTTCCAACATAAATATGCCAGCAGAagcctgtttcctttcccaggtcTGTGGGCCTGTGTATGGGCTCTGTCTGACCAGCATCCCTGTGGTCAGTTTGGCATTCCACATGGAGTGACAAGACAGCCGGATTACTAACTAAGCTTCTGAAATGCACTGGGATCAAAGTCAGCCTCACCTCGAGGCGAGCAGGAAGGATTGCTCTTCGCCAGATTGGGGGAGAGTTGAGGTCTgtggtccacacacacacacacacacagagcagggaTTTTTCTGCTTCAtgagacaaatagaaaaaatatgtcGTGGATAAGAGCTGGGAATTTGGTATCAGACAGACCTTGTCGGGCATGAGTCCCAGATCTGTCTCTTACCAACTGTGTAACCTTGAAAATGTACTTAATCTCtagaagcctcagtttccccaaccatgaaaatgagaaataataatagtacttacctcCCAAAATTATTATGAAGAACAATAAGATAGTACTTCTAAAGTGCTCATCAGAGTGACTATCTCAGATAAAGTGCTCGGTGAAGTCAGTCAGtaacactgattttaaaatattccaggtTAACCTGATCTATAAATAACCCCAGCCATCATCTCTAGTTTTGTAGTCCTTTATGGCCACAGTTGATGTCCAGACACTTTGCCCCAATGAGTGCTCCATCCTGATTCTATTTTTCTATACTCAGGCAAAGGGTACTTCAGAGAAAGTTGGATAAAAAGTGAACCTCACCTCAACACTAGAGAAACTATTAATATTATGCTTCTAAATAGGTTGACAACTTAATCCcaaatatttgtaatattcttAATGGTTCCTTCATCAGAATAAAATGGAGTCCAAATTTCAGATGAATAACTTCATAGTGAATTGGAACAAAACCTGTTTGCTAGTTAGGACTTTGTTCTCAGTAGAACCAACAGCAGCTTTATTATGTGGGTTGTCTGTtctaaaaactaaatgaaaaagtgaaagtaagtcattcagttgtgtccaactctttgcaactctgtggattgtagcctaccaggctcctccattcatggaattttccaggcaagagtactggagtgggttccatttccttctccaggggatcttcccgacccagggattgaaactgggtctcctgcatcgtgggcagatgttttaccacctgagccaccagggaagccccaactaaaTGAAGCTCCAAAAAATACAATGACTGAATTATATGAAAGCTTGTTAGTAGTAGTAGCAATAAATGAGCTCTATTGCATAATAATTATGTGCACTAAAGTAAATATttgacatatattatctcatttgagcTTCACATTATCCTACAAGATATGTTCTGTGGTTATACTCTAGACACAGGTAAGAAAATTGAGGTTTAAGAGAATTTAAGGAGTAAACCCAAGGTGGCTTACACTGTAAGAAGAACCATAATGACTCTGGGGCCCAAGATTCTGGCCCCTAAAGTATATGACCCATCTCCATGTGGCCTGAAAGTATGGAAGTGGAGTTTTACCCAACACCAAATCTATAAAGGGATCACAGTTTTTCAAGGCAATGTCTCAAGTGTGTAGAAAACAATATAAAGATATTCTACTATACTTATCATTTTTAAACTAAACATAAGCCTGCATTTCCCTACAACATTGAGTTTTTATTACAGAGACTCAATAAATCACCCCAAGATCCCAAATGGCATGATTTCTCATCGGTCATCTGAGTGTCAACTGCTTATCTATGGGATCTGAAAGAGAAGTCTTCTTAATCTACTACTTGTAATATTAACACTGCTAGTTCACCTTCCCCTGAAGCATAAGAAATAAGCTGGTGCTAGGAGAGTGATGCCAACTAGGATAAACCAGTCATTTAATGTGCCCCATCCTTTTTGAACCTCTTAAAACAGGCTTTCACACTAAACCCATGGCTCACCCATTTGGCTTtcatatgactgaagcaacaacACAGAAGCCTGTGAGCTCATTGTTTGCAAGAACTTTGCTTCCTAATCAAACTATAGTTGGATACTCACCCCAACAAATTTCCTGAGAAATTTCTGAGAGGCCTGGATATCTGGGTTGGACAATTCAATGAAATTTCCCATCATACCCTCTTCTGTAGCTGGTACTTCTTGATAGAAGAGTTTAGCTCTGGCATAGAACTGCATCTCACCATTGATTACTTGACTTGTTAAAGCATACaatttcactgaaaataaaacattattaatatttaagtgaCAGAACAAGTTCATTCTTATCATGCAGCGAATTTCCTCTTGGAAGCCTGCAAATCTGTGGTATGGAGGAAAGGGTATTCATTTGATGTCAGAAGATCTGGGCTTGAGCTCTAGCTCGGTTATTTACTTGCTATTTAACCTTGGGTAAACTTCTCAACCCCTATGATCTTCAGGTGGGTCATGTATAAATCACAGTCGTGGCATTTTCATGATTTAATAAACCtagagtttaatttta
The sequence above is a segment of the Bos mutus isolate GX-2022 chromosome 16, NWIPB_WYAK_1.1, whole genome shotgun sequence genome. Coding sequences within it:
- the NTMT2 gene encoding N-terminal Xaa-Pro-Lys N-methyltransferase 2 isoform X4, translated to MAHLGAHFAFRSRWQKTDDELCRHSMSFILHKAICNDFFQSYLYLLENIPLVKLYALTSQVINGEMQFYARAKLFYQEVPATEEGMMGNFIELSNPDIQASQKFLRKFVGGPRRAGTDCALDCGSGIGRVSKHVLLPVFNTVELVDMMESFLLEAQNYLQVKGDKVESYHCYSLQEFTPPLGRYDVIWIQWVIDGLKENGIIILKDNVARKGCIFDLSDSSVTRDMDILQTLIRKSGLVVLGQQKQDGFPEQCVPVWMFALHSDGSS
- the NTMT2 gene encoding N-terminal Xaa-Pro-Lys N-methyltransferase 2 isoform X1 — encoded protein: MAHLGAHFAFRSRWQKTDDELCRHSMSFILHKAICNDFFQSYLYLLENIPLVKLYALTSQVINGEMQFYARAKLFYQEVPATEEGMMGNFIELSNPDIQASQKFLRKFVGGPRRAGTDCALDCGSGIGRVSKHVLLPVFNTVELVDMMESFLLEAQNYLQVKGDKVESYHCYSLQEFTPPLGRYDVIWIQWVIGYLTDKDLLAFLSRCRDGLKENGIIILKDNVARKGCIFDLSDSSVTRDMDILQTLIRKSGLVVLGQQKQDGFPEQCVPVWMFALHSDGSS
- the NTMT2 gene encoding N-terminal Xaa-Pro-Lys N-methyltransferase 2 isoform X2 encodes the protein MAHLGAHFAFRSRWQKTDDELCRHSMSFILHKAICNDFFQSYLYLLENIPLVKLYALTSQVINGEMQFYARAKLFYQEVPATEEGMMGNFIELSNPDIQASQKFLRKFVGGPRRAGTDCALDCGSGIGRVSKHVLLPVFNTVELVDMMESFLLEAQNYLQVKGDKVESYHCYSLQEFTPPLGRYDVIWIQWVIDLLAFLSRCRDGLKENGIIILKDNVARKGCIFDLSDSSVTRDMDILQTLIRKSGLVVLGQQKQDGFPEQCVPVWMFALHSDGSS
- the NTMT2 gene encoding N-terminal Xaa-Pro-Lys N-methyltransferase 2 isoform X3; translated protein: MKDKVKEFRWWRRFPVLHTSPLNRKDAQELYICQLTLPDSDELKLYALTSQVINGEMQFYARAKLFYQEVPATEEGMMGNFIELSNPDIQASQKFLRKFVGGPRRAGTDCALDCGSGIGRVSKHVLLPVFNTVELVDMMESFLLEAQNYLQVKGDKVESYHCYSLQEFTPPLGRYDVIWIQWVIGYLTDKDLLAFLSRCRDGLKENGIIILKDNVARKGCIFDLSDSSVTRDMDILQTLIRKSGLVVLGQQKQDGFPEQCVPVWMFALHSDGSS